From Camelina sativa cultivar DH55 chromosome 20, Cs, whole genome shotgun sequence, the proteins below share one genomic window:
- the LOC104769470 gene encoding uncharacterized protein LOC104769470, translating to MSSSIQIVDEQILDLLPLQHQDEKKTQEVSNELSFGNHGGCCAICLDTIPLQETAMVKGCEHAYCVTCILRWASYKEKPTCPQCKLPFDFLNVHRALDGSVEDFMFEESVCLLLRAVWFQPLEAVERVSDSDIFNYDFDIPPEYVAEDEDDDDDDLDEFYLQGSSLRLGNRRWGDNGFVRAGRQEARPVQHKNRGGQASGSEPASSSSREPKDRTSSAITGRRAKRALKREAANKAAEAGAAAKHEALLVRLGRK from the exons ATGAGTTCCTCGATCCAGATCGTTGATGAGCAGATATTGGATCTTTTGCCTCTTCAACATCAG GATGAAAAGAAGACTCAAGAAGTGAGCAATGAGCTGAGTTTTGGGAACCATGGCGGCTGTTGTGCAATCTGCTTGGATACTATACCTCTTCAAGAGACAGCTATGGTTAAAGGATGTGAGCATGCTTACTG TGTGACGTGCATACTCCGTTGGGCGAGTTACAAAGAGAAACCTACCTGCCCACAATGTAAGCTTCCATTTGACTTTCTCAATGTCCACCGCGCTCTCGACGGAAG CGTTGAAGATTTCATGTTCGAGGAGAGTGTATGCCTCCTCCTGAGGGCAGTGTGGTTTCAGCCACTTGAAGCAGTGGAGCGGGTTTCAGATAGTgacatttttaattatgatttcgACATTCCACCTGAGTATGTAGCTGAGGATGAggatgacgatgacgatgaccTTGACGAGTTTTATTTGCAAGGTTCAAGTCTTCGTTTAGGAAACCGGAGGTGGGGTGACAATGGCTTTGTCAGAGCAGGTCGCCAAGAAGCAAGGCCGGTCCAACATAAGAACCGAGGTGGCCAGGCTTCTGGCTCTGAACCCGCCTCTTCATCCTCACGTGAGCCAAAGGATAGGACTAGCAGTGCCATAACAGGAAGGCGTGCGAAGAGGGCATTGAAGCGTGAAGCTGCGAACAAAGCTGCGGAAGCAGGAGCAGCTGCAAAGCACGAGGCCCTCTTGGTTAGGTTGGGAAGGAAGTGA
- the LOC109124728 gene encoding ankyrin repeat-containing protein P16F5.05c-like: MGAADTMVVAEKIEDLLEAARYDDIDDLKNLASDGVSLTSRDSQGRTALHMAAANGHMTIVEYLISQGVDINALNDENNAPLHWACLNGHIEVVKKLILSGASLSLLNRYERTPMDEAIGAQKMEIIDVINTTVAQMELENTSMT; encoded by the exons ATGGGAGCAGCAGATACGATGGTTGTTGCAGAGAAGATTGAGGACTTGCTCGAG GCTGCTAGATACGATGATATTGATGATCTTAAAAACTTGGCTTCTGATGGTGTCTCTCTTACCTCTCGTGATTCCCAAGGCCGAACAG CCCTGCATATGGCTGCTGCGAATGGACATATGACTATAGTGGAGTATCTTATCAGTCAAGGAGTG GATATTAATGCTCTTAACGATGAGAACAATGCTCCTCTACATTGGGCATGCTTGAATGGTCATATCGAG GTGGTGaagaaattgattttgtcaGGAGCTAGTCTAAGCCTTTTGAATCG GTACGAGCGGACTCCGATGGATGAAGCCATTGGTGCTCAGAAGATGGAGATTATAGATGTCATCAACACAACTGTTGCACAAATGGAACTTGAAAATACCAGTATGACATGA